From the Erythrolamprus reginae isolate rEryReg1 chromosome Z, rEryReg1.hap1, whole genome shotgun sequence genome, one window contains:
- the DNAJB6 gene encoding dnaJ homolog subfamily B member 6 isoform X3: MVDYYEVLGVHKHVSQEDIKKAYRKLALKWHPDKNPDNKEEAERQFKQVAEAYEVLSDAKKRDIYDKYGKEGLNPGGGGSHFDNAFDYGFTFRNPDDVFREFFGGKDPFSFDFFDDPFEDFFGNRRGPRGNRSRGGGSFFSAFGGFPAFGGGFPSFDTGFTSFGSLGHGGVTSFSSTSFGGSGMGNFKSVSTSTKIVNGRKVTTKRIVENGQERVEVEEDGMLKSLTINGKEQLLPLDNK, from the exons ATACCGCAAACTTGCATTAAAATGGCACCCTGACAAAAATCCAGATAATAAAGAGGAAGCTGAGAGACAATTCAAACAAGTTGCTGAAGCTTATGAAGTGCTGTCagatg CTAAAAAGCGTGATATTTATGACAAATATGGAAAAGAAGGGTTAAATCCAGGTGGAG gtGGAAGTCATTTTGACAATGCATTTGACTATGGTTTTACATTCCGGAATCCTGATGATGTCTTTAGGGAGTTTTTTGGTGGAAAAGACCCATTTTCTTTTGATTTCTTTG acGATCCTTTTGAGGATTTTTTTGGTAATAGAAGAGGGCCACGTGGAAACAGAAGCAGAGGCGGTGGTTCGTTTTTCTCTGCCTTTGGTGGATTTCCTGCCTTTGGGGGCGGTTTTCCTTCCTTTGATACAG GTTTCACTTCATTTGGTTCTCTTGGCCATGGAGGCGTTACTTCATTCTCCTCCACATCATTTGGTGGTAGTGGAATGGGTAATTTCAAATCTGTATCGACTTCAACTAAAATAGTTAACGGCAGAAAAGTTACTACAAAGAG AATTGTTGAGAATGGACAAGAGAGAGTAGAGGTCGAAGAAGATGGCATGTTAAAATCTTTAACAATAAATGGTAAGGAGCAGCTGCTACCCTTGGATAACAAGTAA